The Acetomicrobium flavidum genome window below encodes:
- the iadA gene encoding beta-aspartyl-peptidase, with product MLLLKNARVFAPQDMGDVDIFTGGGKVLALGSNITSVPAETKTMDLSGFIVTPGLIDLHVHFAGAGGEGGPIFRAEPLSLSSLLESGITTAVGLLGTDGYARSVMEVLQKAYALEMQGISTYIFTGSYKIPPVTITGDVATDIIAIEKVLGLKAAIADHRSSHPTVEEFIRLASQVRVAGILSGKVGIFHLHVGTYPDPLYIVRETNKRTSIPLYHFLPTHMNRNETVLGEALKFALDGGNVDFTATSDMEHPQACEAIIHLVEAGVPLDRITVSSDAGGSSPLFDAEGHLLDVKITTPEDFLKQFLHLVDLMGPEKAISVFSTNPAQRLGLGKKGKIAVDLDADLLIFDSEWNLKGVIAKGRPIWSKI from the coding sequence ATGCTGTTGTTGAAGAATGCCCGTGTCTTTGCGCCTCAGGATATGGGAGATGTCGATATATTTACTGGCGGCGGCAAGGTGTTGGCCCTGGGAAGCAACATCACCTCTGTACCTGCCGAGACGAAGACCATGGATCTTTCGGGCTTCATCGTTACTCCAGGCCTGATAGATCTTCATGTGCACTTCGCAGGCGCAGGCGGGGAAGGCGGCCCTATCTTCAGGGCAGAACCTTTGAGCTTATCTTCGCTTCTTGAATCCGGCATAACTACCGCTGTAGGCTTGCTGGGAACGGACGGATACGCCAGAAGCGTCATGGAGGTGTTGCAGAAAGCTTACGCTTTGGAAATGCAGGGCATATCGACGTATATATTTACCGGTTCATACAAAATTCCACCGGTAACCATCACAGGAGATGTCGCCACAGACATCATCGCCATAGAAAAGGTCCTGGGTTTAAAAGCTGCCATAGCAGATCATCGCTCTTCACACCCAACAGTAGAGGAGTTCATCCGCCTTGCCTCTCAAGTACGCGTGGCCGGAATCTTGAGCGGCAAGGTTGGGATATTTCATCTGCACGTCGGGACATATCCCGACCCCCTTTACATCGTCCGCGAGACCAATAAAAGGACATCGATCCCGCTGTATCACTTTCTGCCGACTCACATGAACAGAAACGAGACAGTCCTTGGCGAAGCGCTAAAATTTGCACTCGATGGAGGGAATGTTGATTTTACGGCTACAAGTGACATGGAACATCCTCAGGCTTGTGAAGCCATAATTCATCTTGTGGAGGCAGGAGTGCCCTTGGATCGCATTACTGTGAGCTCGGATGCTGGCGGAAGTTCGCCGCTTTTCGATGCGGAAGGGCATCTGCTGGATGTAAAGATAACTACGCCCGAGGACTTCCTGAAACAGTTCTTGCACTTGGTCGACTTAATGGGACCTGAAAAGGCTATTTCCGTATTCTCCACAAATCCGGCACAAAGGTTGGGACTTGGCAAGAAGGGCAAAATTGCCGTGGACCTTGACGCAGACTTACTGATATTTGACAGCGAATGGAACCTAAAGGGAGTGATAGCTAAGGGCAGACCAATTTGGAGTAAAATATAA
- a CDS encoding ABC transporter permease: MTEKKIKHPAFAIWNQLKKNKIAVIGLIIVSLYVFCAIFAPYISPYDPTKQNLAESFQSPNVRHLLGCDDFGRDILSRIIWGARISLLIQLSSVVLALIIGILLGALGGYYGGKIDEVIMRFMDILLAFPGMLLALAIVAMLGPSLRNLIIAIGVYSVPQFARITRGAVLAVRANEYIVGAKAIGESDAAIILRYVLPNALSPIIVQTTLRMATVLLTASGLGFLGLGVQPPNPEWGTMLSSARMYLRAAPHVAIFPGLAIMITVLGFNFLGDGLQDALNPRLKE, encoded by the coding sequence ATGACTGAGAAGAAGATCAAACACCCCGCGTTTGCCATATGGAACCAACTGAAGAAGAACAAAATAGCCGTGATAGGGCTTATCATAGTGTCCCTTTATGTATTTTGTGCCATCTTTGCTCCCTACATATCCCCTTACGACCCGACCAAGCAAAACCTCGCCGAAAGCTTTCAGTCGCCAAACGTCAGGCATTTACTCGGTTGCGACGATTTTGGCAGGGATATATTGTCCCGCATCATCTGGGGAGCGCGTATATCGCTACTGATACAGTTAAGCTCTGTCGTCCTGGCACTTATTATCGGGATATTGCTCGGTGCCCTTGGAGGATATTACGGCGGAAAGATCGACGAGGTAATCATGCGATTTATGGACATACTACTCGCATTCCCAGGAATGCTTTTGGCGTTGGCCATTGTGGCCATGCTCGGGCCCAGCTTGAGGAACCTCATCATTGCCATCGGCGTTTATTCCGTCCCGCAATTTGCGCGCATCACAAGAGGAGCAGTGCTGGCTGTGAGAGCGAACGAATACATCGTTGGAGCAAAGGCAATTGGCGAAAGCGATGCCGCGATAATTCTCCGATACGTCTTGCCAAACGCCCTTTCCCCTATTATCGTTCAAACTACGCTTCGCATGGCTACAGTATTGCTCACGGCCTCTGGCCTTGGCTTCCTTGGCCTTGGGGTACAGCCACCGAATCCGGAGTGGGGCACAATGCTTTCAAGCGCCAGGATGTATCTGCGAGCGGCTCCCCACGTGGCCATTTTCCCAGGCCTTGCCATCATGATCACGGTGTTGGGATTTAATTTCCTCGGAGACGGCCTGCAGGACGCCCTAAATCCGAGGCTCAAGGAGTAG
- a CDS encoding SDR family oxidoreductase → MDLGLEGKVALVLASSSGLGKAIATELAGEKAKVVITSTNENKLIAARMDIKERTGNEPLHYVCDVTKARDIENLVSFVIERYGTVHILVNNAGGPPPGKFEDFGDDVWQRAFELNLLSYVRAIRQVLPHMKRMRWGRIVNSTSSSVREVIDNLMLSNTFRLGVIGMTKTLAREVAQYNILVNAVGPGRFQTDRIEQLDRAVAEQKKLPLEQVRAAMVSQIPMGRYGDPSEYGRLCAFLCSEANSYITGQTIVADGGMLRAVP, encoded by the coding sequence ATGGATCTTGGACTTGAAGGAAAGGTAGCCCTTGTATTGGCATCAAGTTCCGGCTTGGGCAAGGCGATCGCCACGGAGCTTGCAGGGGAAAAGGCAAAGGTAGTGATAACCTCTACCAACGAAAACAAGCTGATCGCTGCCAGGATGGACATAAAAGAGCGCACCGGAAACGAGCCGCTGCATTACGTGTGCGACGTTACCAAAGCTCGTGACATCGAGAATCTGGTTAGTTTTGTCATAGAACGCTACGGTACCGTCCATATATTGGTCAACAACGCCGGCGGTCCGCCCCCCGGAAAGTTCGAGGACTTTGGCGATGACGTCTGGCAAAGGGCCTTTGAGCTGAACCTCTTAAGCTATGTGAGGGCCATAAGGCAAGTCTTGCCCCACATGAAGAGGATGCGTTGGGGCAGGATAGTAAACTCAACGTCTTCGTCAGTGCGAGAGGTTATAGACAACTTGATGCTATCAAACACATTTCGCCTGGGCGTCATAGGCATGACTAAGACGCTTGCTCGGGAAGTTGCCCAATACAACATATTGGTGAACGCCGTGGGCCCAGGAAGGTTTCAAACGGATCGCATAGAGCAGCTTGACAGGGCGGTGGCAGAGCAGAAAAAACTGCCCTTGGAGCAAGTCCGTGCCGCCATGGTAAGCCAAATCCCCATGGGAAGATATGGGGATCCATCGGAGTACGGTCGATTGTGCGCATTCCTTTGTTCCGAGGCGAACAGCTATATAACGGGACAGACCATCGTCGCCGACGGAGGGATGCTCAGGGCGGTTCCGTAG
- a CDS encoding ParB/RepB/Spo0J family partition protein, whose translation MAKQKKALGKGLEALFASSGDIKPTIEKEEGETGKNTLLSVDELVPSSFQPRQNIKDESLLSLADSIREHGLLQPIIVRRINDRYEIVAGERRWRAAKLAGLAEVPVVIVDLSDSESLEVALVENLQREDLSPVEVARSLFELTRRFGLTHEEMASRLGWSRPAVTNKLRLLDLPSQVQDMLDKGELSEGHARVLLVIDSSDDQILLAKRAAEMSWSVRRLEEEIGKLKQNGMTKQKRSSSVKLPIGESLGLHVVLKRSNDETRLIIGGLDDSKANKLIDLLKNHLETLFDED comes from the coding sequence ATGGCTAAACAAAAAAAGGCCTTAGGAAAGGGATTGGAGGCATTATTTGCCTCCTCCGGGGACATTAAACCGACCATTGAAAAAGAGGAAGGCGAGACAGGAAAAAATACGCTTCTTTCCGTCGATGAGCTGGTCCCTTCCTCATTTCAGCCTCGGCAAAATATCAAGGACGAAAGTTTGTTGTCCCTGGCCGACTCGATAAGGGAACACGGCCTGCTTCAGCCCATCATAGTAAGGCGCATAAACGACCGCTACGAGATAGTCGCTGGAGAAAGGCGGTGGAGGGCTGCTAAGCTTGCAGGCCTGGCGGAAGTGCCCGTCGTGATTGTCGATTTAAGCGACAGCGAATCGCTTGAAGTGGCGTTGGTGGAAAACCTGCAGAGGGAGGACCTCTCTCCCGTTGAAGTAGCTCGCTCGCTTTTTGAATTGACAAGACGTTTCGGTTTGACCCATGAGGAGATGGCTTCCCGTTTGGGCTGGAGTCGTCCTGCCGTGACCAACAAGCTTCGCCTCCTCGACCTGCCTTCGCAAGTCCAGGACATGCTTGACAAGGGAGAGCTGTCCGAAGGTCATGCCAGGGTCCTTTTGGTGATTGACTCAAGCGATGACCAGATACTGCTTGCAAAAAGGGCAGCAGAGATGTCCTGGTCCGTTCGAAGGTTGGAAGAAGAGATCGGGAAGCTAAAACAAAATGGAATGACCAAGCAAAAAAGATCATCATCGGTGAAGCTGCCCATTGGCGAAAGCCTGGGGCTTCATGTGGTGCTTAAAAGGTCTAACGACGAGACAAGGTTGATCATAGGAGGTCTCGACGACAGTAAGGCAAATAAGCTGATAGATCTGCTTAAAAACCACCTGGAGACGTTATTTGATGAAGATTGA
- a CDS encoding ParA family protein — MRIIAVANQKGGVGKTTSCVNIAAALGYRGRQVLIVDMDPQGHSTSGLGIDKGTLSCSVYDVLINDLSPERAVFPTQWKGVFVLPARLELAGAEVELVGLLSRESRLAKALSKIDGFDLALVDCPPSLGLLTVNALVAAESVIVPIQCEYYALEGLSQLVGTIELVKRHLNEKLRIGGVILTMYDGRTNLSKEVADEVRRQFPDLVFSTVIPRNVRLSEAPSFGQPVIYYDPQCIGAMAYMSLAEEVEERWLNKKRP; from the coding sequence TTGCGGATTATAGCCGTTGCGAATCAAAAGGGTGGCGTGGGCAAGACCACATCGTGCGTGAATATAGCTGCTGCCTTAGGCTACAGGGGGAGGCAAGTCCTTATCGTGGATATGGATCCGCAGGGTCACAGCACCAGCGGACTGGGGATTGATAAGGGCACTTTATCTTGCAGCGTCTATGATGTCCTCATAAATGACTTAAGCCCTGAAAGGGCAGTTTTCCCCACACAGTGGAAGGGAGTCTTCGTCCTGCCTGCCAGGCTCGAGCTTGCGGGGGCCGAGGTGGAGCTTGTGGGATTGCTGAGTCGTGAGAGCAGATTGGCCAAGGCCTTATCGAAGATTGACGGCTTTGACCTGGCACTTGTGGATTGTCCTCCTTCGCTTGGCCTTTTGACGGTAAATGCCCTTGTGGCCGCGGAATCGGTGATCGTTCCCATACAGTGTGAGTACTACGCCCTCGAAGGGCTATCTCAGCTCGTTGGGACTATAGAGCTCGTTAAGCGCCATCTTAACGAAAAGCTACGCATTGGCGGAGTGATCCTGACCATGTACGACGGCCGGACCAACCTCTCCAAGGAGGTGGCAGACGAGGTTCGAAGGCAATTTCCCGATCTCGTATTTTCGACCGTCATCCCTAGAAACGTCAGGCTTTCGGAGGCCCCAAGCTTCGGTCAGCCCGTAATTTACTACGACCCTCAGTGCATCGGTGCCATGGCTTACATGTCCTTGGCCGAGGAGGTGGAAGAAAGATGGCTAAACAAAAAAAGGCCTTAG
- a CDS encoding AtpZ/AtpI family protein, translating into MKIDFRDIAIFAKIVSSGLLIAGFILLGYYLGLRIAEKYGLSESLPLLGALIGAALGFQQCWAMVKSVIDQVKRSK; encoded by the coding sequence ATGAAGATTGACTTCAGGGACATAGCGATATTTGCCAAGATAGTCTCCTCCGGGCTTTTGATCGCAGGCTTCATATTGCTCGGCTATTATCTTGGGCTTCGTATCGCAGAAAAGTACGGTCTGAGCGAATCGCTTCCCCTTTTGGGGGCTTTGATTGGTGCAGCGTTGGGGTTTCAGCAGTGCTGGGCAATGGTCAAATCCGTTATAGACCAGGTCAAAAGATCAAAGTAA
- the serA gene encoding phosphoglycerate dehydrogenase gives MHRVLITEHIHEEGLRDLYEAPNIETIVRLDLSKEELYEAVKDADALITRSGTAVDAKLLDAGKNLKVVARVGVGVDNIDLEAASKRGVIVLNSPTGNTLAATELTMGMIIAVARKIPQANNSLRKGEWRRENFLGTQLYGKTLLIIGLGRIGSSVATRAKALGMEVFCYDPYINAKKVENLGVRRLDDLHGALALADFVTIHVPLTGETKNMIDDEALRSIKKGAYLINCARGGIVDERACAEALKEGRLAGAAFDVHAVEPPKGSPLFDPEIAAKVVLTPHIGANTKEAQQAVAEIVVKNLIKALNGEPYENAVNIPYMENRMTLQEREFLSLARRMGMIAACVVKEHIAKMTVTMAGPLFEEFELNLPFELPYRYMPFTTAALKGLLEVRLGPEVNAMSAPLLAKEQGVSIFESRTEARTYKNILSVEIKSQNKAFSMDGTVTEEGKKRIVRVDGYEIDFVPEGWILLFSNHDRPGVIGKIGTLLGDYNVNIANFALGRKNGSGLAIAALQLDSSAPREIMEKIQKDADLLWAHLINLNGE, from the coding sequence ATGCATAGGGTATTGATCACGGAGCACATCCACGAAGAGGGCTTAAGGGACTTATACGAAGCGCCGAACATTGAGACGATCGTTAGACTCGACTTATCTAAAGAGGAGCTTTATGAGGCCGTCAAGGACGCAGACGCATTGATTACGAGAAGCGGCACGGCCGTCGATGCAAAGTTGCTCGATGCAGGTAAAAACCTAAAGGTCGTTGCCAGGGTAGGAGTGGGAGTTGACAACATCGACTTGGAAGCTGCCAGCAAAAGAGGTGTAATAGTGCTGAACTCTCCGACGGGAAACACGCTGGCCGCCACAGAACTGACGATGGGCATGATTATCGCCGTGGCAAGAAAGATCCCCCAGGCAAATAACTCCCTGCGGAAAGGGGAGTGGAGGAGGGAGAATTTTCTTGGGACGCAGCTTTACGGCAAGACGCTTCTAATAATAGGGCTGGGGAGGATAGGTTCTTCCGTGGCCACGAGGGCAAAGGCCTTGGGAATGGAAGTCTTTTGCTACGACCCTTACATAAACGCGAAGAAGGTAGAAAACCTTGGGGTAAGGCGCTTAGATGACTTACATGGTGCTTTGGCGCTTGCAGACTTCGTAACCATTCACGTGCCTTTAACGGGCGAGACCAAAAACATGATAGACGACGAAGCCCTGAGATCGATCAAAAAGGGAGCTTACCTGATCAACTGCGCAAGGGGAGGGATTGTGGACGAAAGGGCATGTGCAGAGGCGCTGAAGGAAGGTAGGCTGGCAGGAGCGGCCTTCGACGTTCACGCAGTCGAACCCCCAAAGGGAAGCCCGCTTTTTGACCCCGAGATAGCCGCCAAGGTGGTGCTAACCCCCCACATAGGGGCCAACACCAAGGAAGCCCAACAGGCTGTTGCAGAGATAGTGGTAAAAAATTTGATCAAGGCGCTAAACGGCGAACCTTACGAGAACGCCGTGAACATCCCCTACATGGAAAACAGGATGACGCTACAGGAAAGGGAATTTCTGTCCCTTGCAAGGAGGATGGGCATGATCGCCGCCTGCGTGGTCAAGGAGCACATAGCCAAAATGACCGTTACCATGGCGGGCCCCTTATTTGAGGAATTCGAGCTGAATCTGCCCTTTGAGCTGCCCTACAGATACATGCCCTTTACCACGGCCGCACTGAAGGGGTTGCTCGAGGTCAGGCTTGGCCCTGAGGTAAATGCCATGTCGGCACCGCTTTTGGCCAAGGAGCAGGGCGTCAGTATCTTTGAAAGCCGCACCGAGGCAAGGACGTACAAAAACATCCTCTCCGTGGAGATCAAGTCTCAAAACAAGGCGTTTTCCATGGACGGCACGGTGACCGAGGAGGGCAAGAAGCGAATAGTTCGCGTTGACGGTTACGAGATAGACTTCGTGCCGGAAGGTTGGATACTGCTTTTCTCGAACCACGACAGGCCTGGCGTCATAGGAAAGATAGGAACGCTGCTAGGAGACTATAATGTTAACATAGCGAATTTCGCCCTGGGCAGAAAGAACGGAAGCGGGCTTGCCATAGCAGCCCTGCAGCTGGACAGCAGCGCACCCAGGGAGATAATGGAAAAGATCCAGAAGGATGCTGATTTGTTGTGGGCACATCTCATAAACCTGAACGGGGAGTGA
- a CDS encoding ABC transporter ATP-binding protein: MEPLLEVRDLATYFYTDEGTVKALDGVSFSIGQGEILGLVGETGCGKSVTATSIMGLIPSPPGKIVQGSILFNGRELLSLSEQQMRHIRGKDIAMIFQDPASSLNPVLRVGFQVAEAIWAHTGTPIRKGILRAAELFGLVNIPDPQKTVNRYPHQLSGGMKQRVMIAMALSLNPKLLIADEPTTALDVSIQAQILSLIKRLQRDYGSSVLLISHDLGVISTMAHRVAVMYSGLIVEQGRVEDLFQDPLHPYTKGLLAAIPRVDEDKDELAVIEGTLPNPTDPPSGCRFHPRCSLATDACKIERPPLKAVKPAHEVACHVYAR; the protein is encoded by the coding sequence ATGGAACCGTTGCTTGAAGTGAGAGATCTTGCTACGTACTTTTATACCGACGAGGGTACGGTTAAAGCTCTTGACGGGGTCTCTTTTTCGATCGGGCAAGGAGAGATATTGGGCCTCGTAGGGGAGACGGGCTGCGGAAAGTCGGTCACGGCTACATCGATAATGGGACTTATTCCTTCTCCACCAGGCAAAATTGTACAAGGAAGCATTCTTTTCAATGGCAGAGAGTTGCTCTCCTTGTCGGAACAGCAAATGCGCCATATTAGGGGCAAGGACATCGCCATGATCTTTCAAGATCCGGCAAGTAGCTTAAACCCAGTATTAAGGGTGGGATTCCAAGTGGCCGAAGCTATATGGGCACATACTGGCACCCCCATTCGAAAGGGAATCTTAAGGGCAGCAGAGCTTTTCGGTCTGGTCAACATCCCGGACCCTCAGAAGACGGTCAACCGCTATCCCCATCAGCTCTCCGGGGGCATGAAACAGCGCGTCATGATAGCGATGGCCCTTTCGCTAAATCCAAAACTTTTAATAGCCGACGAACCAACCACGGCATTGGATGTCTCAATTCAGGCCCAAATCTTGAGCCTGATAAAGAGATTACAGCGGGATTACGGAAGCAGCGTCCTTTTGATCTCCCACGATTTAGGGGTCATTTCCACAATGGCTCACAGGGTAGCAGTCATGTATTCTGGTTTGATCGTCGAGCAGGGTAGGGTGGAAGATCTTTTTCAAGATCCCCTGCATCCCTATACGAAGGGGTTGCTGGCAGCTATTCCAAGGGTTGACGAGGATAAAGACGAGCTTGCCGTCATCGAAGGGACATTGCCGAACCCTACCGATCCACCTTCCGGATGTCGTTTTCATCCGCGCTGCTCCCTTGCGACGGATGCGTGCAAAATAGAAAGGCCTCCCTTAAAAGCCGTGAAGCCTGCCCATGAGGTTGCGTGCCATGTCTACGCTCGTTAG
- a CDS encoding histidine phosphatase family protein, with translation MRKLRYYLIRHGETTWNAREIFQGKQDAPLSEKGLMQAQLTSNIATKIGKATVWCSSLLRARQTAKPLAERGGYEILIDDGLMEIDHGEWECLHVEEVKRLYPELFDLWLRQPDKVLMPGGESLKDVQGRAVKVLDRIRQRGEVQAIIVTHDAVIKCLLCHWLELPLSGFWRFRLANCSVSIVEEEDGRATVPLLGDICHLESGWRWSKQRSL, from the coding sequence GTGAGGAAGTTGCGATATTATCTGATACGACATGGAGAGACGACCTGGAACGCCAGGGAAATATTTCAGGGAAAGCAAGATGCGCCATTGAGCGAGAAGGGCCTGATGCAGGCACAGCTTACATCAAACATTGCCACAAAGATAGGAAAAGCCACCGTATGGTGCAGCTCGCTTTTGAGGGCCAGACAAACAGCCAAGCCCCTGGCAGAAAGGGGCGGATACGAGATCCTCATCGATGATGGCTTGATGGAGATAGACCACGGCGAGTGGGAATGCCTGCACGTCGAAGAAGTAAAGCGCCTCTATCCGGAGCTTTTTGACCTGTGGCTCAGGCAGCCCGACAAGGTCTTGATGCCTGGGGGCGAGAGCCTGAAAGACGTGCAGGGACGTGCCGTAAAGGTGCTGGACAGGATAAGGCAACGAGGCGAAGTACAAGCCATCATCGTAACCCATGACGCAGTCATAAAATGCCTGCTGTGCCATTGGCTCGAGCTTCCCTTGTCGGGCTTTTGGCGTTTTAGGCTTGCCAACTGCAGCGTATCCATAGTAGAGGAAGAAGATGGAAGGGCCACCGTTCCGCTCCTTGGAGATATATGCCATCTGGAAAGCGGCTGGAGGTGGTCTAAGCAAAGATCGCTATGA
- a CDS encoding ABC transporter ATP-binding protein, with protein MSTLVSTEGLCKYFPIGRGIVRSKPIGWVRAVDGVSFSIDAGKTLGLVGESGSGKSTTGLLLLGLLEPSAGSIIFDGRPIDEFLKDNPKQFRRRVQVVFQNPFASLNPRMTVRDIVGRGMKLHGLAESEKELTEKVAALLVEVGLREEHLNRYPHEFSGGQRQRIAIARALALNPEFIVLDEPTSALDVSVQAQILNLLKKLQRLRGLTYLFISHNLAVVRHISNNVAVMYLGKIMESSPKGELFSQPLHPYTQALLSSIPKISFPPEDIETKVIEGDIPSPVSPPSGCPFNPRCRKAADICREIMPDFREVKAGHWVACHLV; from the coding sequence ATGTCTACGCTCGTTAGCACTGAGGGCTTGTGCAAGTACTTTCCAATAGGGAGGGGAATCGTACGATCAAAGCCTATTGGATGGGTGAGGGCCGTCGACGGCGTTTCCTTTTCCATAGATGCCGGCAAGACATTGGGCCTGGTAGGCGAATCAGGCAGCGGCAAGTCTACCACGGGATTGCTACTTTTAGGACTCCTTGAACCCTCGGCAGGCAGCATCATATTCGATGGCAGGCCGATTGACGAATTTTTAAAAGACAACCCTAAACAGTTCAGGAGACGAGTCCAGGTGGTCTTTCAAAATCCCTTTGCTTCGCTAAATCCACGCATGACCGTAAGGGACATCGTAGGTAGAGGAATGAAGCTCCATGGCTTGGCAGAAAGTGAAAAAGAGCTCACAGAAAAGGTGGCTGCTTTACTTGTCGAGGTAGGGCTGAGAGAGGAACATTTAAATCGCTACCCCCATGAATTTTCCGGCGGTCAAAGACAGCGCATAGCCATCGCCAGGGCACTTGCCTTAAATCCCGAGTTTATCGTCCTGGACGAACCCACCAGCGCCCTAGATGTGTCAGTACAAGCCCAGATATTGAACCTGCTTAAAAAGCTCCAGCGATTGCGAGGGCTCACTTACCTCTTCATATCCCATAACTTGGCCGTGGTGAGACACATAAGCAACAACGTGGCCGTCATGTATTTGGGTAAGATCATGGAAAGCTCGCCCAAGGGAGAGCTTTTCTCACAGCCCCTGCATCCCTACACTCAGGCGCTTTTAAGCAGTATCCCCAAGATTTCCTTTCCCCCTGAGGACATAGAGACAAAAGTCATCGAGGGAGACATACCAAGCCCGGTAAGCCCTCCATCCGGCTGTCCCTTTAACCCTCGCTGCCGCAAGGCAGCTGACATTTGCAGGGAAATAATGCCGGATTTTAGGGAAGTGAAGGCAGGTCATTGGGTAGCCTGCCATTTAGTCTAA
- a CDS encoding glutathione ABC transporter substrate-binding protein codes for MKRYLIVLLCLTFAIFLMVSPATAAMKLTIGQGVEPVALDPANVTDNPSEEVCHHIYEGLVGFDEDMNIIPKLATDWSVSQDGKTWTFHLKKGVKFHSGAAFNAQAVKKSFDRILAGGLKRSSLYQPVISKVNAVDEYTVQFVLPQPFGPFLHTLCHTAGLIVDPTLIDAKADIGRKPSGTGPFKFKDWAVGDQIRLTAFDGYHGGRPKLDELVFKVVPEDTSRTMMLETGELDVAERLSPFDIERLKANKDIVVKIAPSLRVIYIGMNCQKGVTKDVLVRRAFNYAVDKKAICDNILKGMGVPLDTPLAPKTNGYAEVKGYSYNPQKAKELLAEAGWKDTNGDGILDKNGKKLSVNLMTPHGRYLMDYKVAEAVQAYLKDIGVDAKLVTMEWGSYLATLSKPLEENNVDMYLLGWSPSTGDADWVLRPLFHSSNWSPNDNNNFYKNPEVDKLIEEGMSAVDPEKRKEIYRKAQELIVQDASWITLYWMNNVTGYRNYVKGLKIIPLEMTFAHQAYIER; via the coding sequence ATGAAGCGTTATTTAATTGTGTTGCTATGTTTGACCTTCGCTATATTTTTAATGGTCTCACCTGCAACAGCTGCAATGAAGCTTACAATAGGACAAGGCGTCGAACCAGTCGCGTTAGATCCTGCCAACGTGACGGATAATCCTTCGGAGGAGGTTTGCCACCATATCTACGAGGGGCTTGTCGGGTTTGACGAAGACATGAACATAATTCCCAAGCTAGCCACGGATTGGAGCGTTTCCCAAGACGGCAAGACATGGACCTTTCATTTGAAAAAGGGCGTCAAATTCCACTCCGGTGCTGCCTTTAATGCCCAGGCCGTCAAAAAAAGCTTCGACAGGATACTTGCCGGCGGATTGAAAAGGAGTTCCCTTTATCAACCAGTCATCAGCAAGGTAAACGCAGTGGATGAATACACCGTACAGTTCGTGTTGCCCCAACCCTTCGGTCCTTTCCTTCACACCTTATGCCATACGGCAGGGTTGATAGTAGACCCGACACTGATCGATGCCAAGGCGGACATAGGACGAAAGCCCTCGGGCACTGGCCCCTTTAAGTTCAAAGATTGGGCCGTGGGCGATCAGATAAGGCTAACTGCTTTCGACGGCTACCATGGAGGCAGGCCAAAGCTCGATGAGCTTGTCTTTAAGGTAGTGCCTGAAGACACCTCTCGCACCATGATGCTGGAGACGGGAGAGTTGGATGTTGCCGAGAGGCTTTCTCCCTTCGACATAGAACGCCTCAAGGCCAATAAAGATATAGTGGTTAAGATAGCCCCATCCTTGCGCGTCATCTACATAGGCATGAACTGCCAGAAGGGCGTCACAAAGGACGTTTTGGTACGCCGTGCATTCAACTATGCCGTAGATAAAAAGGCCATATGCGATAACATCCTAAAGGGCATGGGAGTGCCTCTGGATACGCCTCTGGCCCCAAAGACCAATGGCTACGCCGAGGTCAAGGGTTATTCTTACAATCCACAAAAAGCCAAAGAGCTCCTAGCGGAGGCAGGCTGGAAAGATACGAACGGCGACGGGATCCTTGACAAAAACGGGAAAAAGCTTTCCGTCAATTTGATGACTCCCCACGGGCGCTACCTGATGGACTATAAGGTTGCGGAGGCAGTGCAGGCATATCTGAAGGATATCGGCGTGGATGCAAAGCTTGTCACCATGGAGTGGGGTTCCTACCTCGCAACGCTTTCCAAACCTCTTGAGGAAAATAACGTTGATATGTACTTGTTAGGCTGGTCACCGTCTACCGGAGATGCGGATTGGGTGCTGCGCCCACTCTTCCATTCCTCAAACTGGTCTCCTAACGATAACAACAACTTCTACAAAAACCCCGAGGTCGATAAACTGATAGAAGAAGGAATGAGCGCCGTAGATCCGGAAAAACGCAAGGAGATTTACAGGAAGGCGCAGGAATTGATAGTTCAAGACGCTTCATGGATCACCTTATACTGGATGAATAACGTGACTGGCTACCGTAATTACGTCAAGGGCTTAAAGATCATTCCGCTCGAGATGACCTTCGCACATCAAGCCTATATCGAACGCTAA